From one Triticum urartu cultivar G1812 chromosome 3, Tu2.1, whole genome shotgun sequence genomic stretch:
- the LOC125548302 gene encoding F-box protein At5g49610-like: MATAAATPPHGGLPEEVVVWEILVRLPPKSLLRCRAVCRAWRSATSARDFLAAHHARQPNLPIAFQEYHGGQSLLAFDNRGAAAAQLQPVARLDDDSSLEASCDGLLLLTDYGRGVPRFCVCNPATRQFACLPTLSGFVPLALGMYRHGPTGEYRVLVCPRDEDPATDACYIFALGSVHPLKNIGWLPEVDEMCSSAVLSRGSLHWHLQQYESAAKVIMAFDTTAESFRRMRGPVVPSSDGLFAGMFEMDGILGVACSNDKDKIIGIWMMQDYESEIWTLKYRFELPFEEIKMQCDMRQVRVKHGDMLIVVVPDGNGELLVLSRFGNGLFQINMDGKLVGSFYREDLCLTQLQLKQTLVPHTFFPALESYVVNAPPFI, translated from the coding sequence ATGGCGACGGCAGCAGCGACTCCTCCCCATGGCGGCCTCCCGGAAGAGGTCGTGGTATGGGAGATCCTCGTCCGCCTGCCCCCAAAATCCCTCCTCCGCTGCCGCGCCGTCTGCCGCGCCTGGCGCAGCGCCACCTCCGCCCGCGACTTCCTCGCCGCCCACCACGCCCGTCAGCCCAACCTCCCCATCGCCTTCCAGGAATACCACGGCGGCCAAAGCTTACTCGCCTTCGACAACCggggcgccgccgccgcccagctcCAACCCGTCGCCCGGCTTGACGACGACTCCAGTCTGGAAGCCTCCTGTGACGGTCTACTCCTCCTCACCGACTATGGCAGGGGTGTTCCAAGGTTCTGTGTCTGCAACCCGGCCACTCGTCAGTTTGCTTGCTTGCCGACGCTTTCTGGTTTCGTGCCTCTGGCTCTGGGGATGTATCGGCACGGCCCGACTGGCGAGTACCGAGTACTCGTCTGCCCGAGAGATGAAGATCCGGCGACTGATGCATGCTACATCTTCGCATTGGGCTCCGTCCATCCACTGAAGAACATCGGATGGCTGCCGGAGGTGGATGAAATGTGTTCCAGTGCTGTTCTCTCCCGTGGTAGCCTGCATTGGCACCTGCAGCAGTATGAGAGTGCAGCCAAAGTGATAATGGCATTCGACACCACAGCTGAGTCATTCCGGCGGATGCGTGGTCCAGTCGTTCCTAGCAGCGATGGCCTATTTGCTGGCATGTTTGAAATGGATGGCATTCTCGGCGTGGCCTGCTCTAATGACAAAGACAAAATCATTGGCATATGGATGATGCAGGACTACGAAAGCGAGATCTGGACCTTAAAATACCGCTTTGAATTGCCGTTTGAGGAGATCAAGATGCAGTGTGACATGAGGCAGGTTAGGGTGAAGCATGGCGATATGTTGATTGTGGTTGTGCCCGATGGCAATGGTGAGTTGCTCGTGCTATCACGATTTGGCAATGGGCTGTTTCAGATTAACATGGATGGCAAGTTGGTTGGAAGTTTCTACCGTGAAGACCTCTGTCTTACTCAACTTCAGCTCAAACAAACTCTTGTTCCGCATACATTCTTTCCGGCGCTAGAGAGTTATGTTGTGAATGCTCCACCTTTCATCTGA